From a region of the Triticum aestivum cultivar Chinese Spring chromosome 7D, IWGSC CS RefSeq v2.1, whole genome shotgun sequence genome:
- the LOC123168041 gene encoding uncharacterized protein gives MLFEFLLDAVDRFPLREEFTGSFEHSDPVPLVLLRNSEADHAVPVDSNPGSGCGQQSAATARWDGFRQRPDASPTRSAQSTARVNREAPGWTKSAWTLDGTD, from the exons ATGCTGTTTGAGTTCCTGCTCGATGCAGTCGACAG GTTCCCGCTGCGTGAGGAGTTCACCGGCAGTTTTGAGCACTCAGATCCAGTACCTCTAGTCTTGTTGCGGAACAGCGAAGCCGACCATGCCGTTCCTGTGGACTCCAATCCTGGGTCTGGTTGCGGTCAACAGTCGGCGGCGACGGCCAGATGGGATGGTTTTCGCCAGCGTCCGGATGCATCTCCGACTAGGTCGGCACAATCGACTGCCAGAGTCAACCGAGAAGCCCCTGGTTGGACAAAAAG CGCTTGGACTTTGGATGGAACTGATTGA